Genomic segment of Gammaproteobacteria bacterium:
CGCTACCTCTCACTCCCCGATTCCCCCACCGGCCCCTTATTCATCCTCCACTCCCTTCTCCGCACACCCCTCCACGCACACCCCTCCGGGCTCGGCGGCGGCATCCTGCCGCCGACGGTCCGGAGAAGGACGTGTCGGATGAATAAGGGGCGTGCGCCAGCTAAGGGTTAATTTGCTGGAGGATCAGCGCTCGGCGAGTTCGCGGGCTACGAGTTCGTCGACGATTTCCAGCAGTTGGGGCATGTCGCTGTCGGGCGTCACGCGCACAACGTACTTGCCGTTCACGACGAACGCCGGCACCGCCAGTATCCGGTAACGGCGCATCAATTCCATGATCCTGCGCAGGCTGGATTCGACCGAGAACGACCGGAAGGCGTTGCGGTAGTCCTCCGCCGAGACCCCATAGCGCTCCGCGAAGCGCTCCTGGTCTGCTAGCCGCACCAGCGGCCGGTTTTCGGTGTGGATCGCGCGGAACACGTCCCTGTGCGCGGCGTCAAGCTCGTCCACCGCCTGCAGCGCCAGGTACAGCCGTGCGTGCATTTCCATGGTCGTGTTCCACAGCGCCGGGATGTTGATGAAATTGACTTCCTCCGGCTGATCCTTCTTCCACTCCTCGATGTACGCGTCCATGCGGTAGCAGAAGACGCAGCCGTACCAGAAGAACTCGGCCACCTCGATCTTGTCCGGCGGGCTCGAGGTTCCCTGCACGGGCACCAGGCGGTCGTAGTGGACGCCCTCCTGGAACTTCCAGTTGGGTGCTTCCTGGGCCTGCGATACGGGCGCGGCCGTCAGAAAGAGGGCTGCGAGCAGCAGACTATGGGATTTGGGTTTCATATTTGGCGAAATTTTCGCATATTGAACCTGCCTGTGCCGCGGACAGCCATCGCCGCGGGGATCAGCGTTCGGTGAGTTCGCGCGCTACCAGTTCGTCGACGATTTCGAGCAATTGGGGCATGTCGCTGTCGGGCGTCACGCGCACGACGTACTTGCCGTTCACGACGAACGCCGGCACTGCCAGAATGCGGTATCGCCGCATCAGGTCCTTGATCCTGCGCAGGCCGGATTCGACCGAGAACGACCGGAAGGCGTTGCGGTAGTCCTCGGCCGAGACCCCGTAGCGCCGCGCGAAGCGCTCCTGGTCGCCGAGCCGCAACAGCCCTCGGCTTTCGGTGTGAATCGCGCGGAATACGTCCCTGTGCGCAGCGTCAAGCTCGCCCACCGCCTGCAGCGCAAGGAAAAGCCGTGCATGCGTTTCCATGGTCGGGTCCCCTGGCGCCGGGATGTGAATGAAGTTCACTTCGTCGGGTTGATCCTTCTGCCACTCTTCGATGTACGCTTCCATGCGGTAGCAATACAAGCAGCCGTACCAGAAGAACTCGGCCACCTCGATCTTGTCCGGCGGGCTGGAGGTCCCTTGCACGGGCACAAGGCGGTCGTAGTGGACGCCCTCCTGGTACTTCCAGTTGGGCGCATCCTGAGCCTGTACAACGGAAGCGGCCGTCAGGAAGAGGGTTGCGAGCAGCAGATTGCGGTATTTGGGTTTCATATTTCACGGATTTTTTTGCATAGTGTACCCACCTGTGCCGCGGACAGTCATCGCCGGCGCGAATATCCATGTTGCAAGCCTCATTCCTGAAATCAGCGGCGTCCTGGAAGCAGTACCCCGAGGACGCGGGCGCCGAGGTGGCGTTCGCCGGCCGCTCGAATTCCGGCAAGTCCAGCTCGATCAACGCGATCCTCAACCGGCGGGGGCTCGCCCGTTCCAGCAAGTCCCCGGGGCGCACCCAGATGCTGCAGTTCTTCGCCGTCGGCGAGCAGCGGCGGATCGTGGACCTGCCCGGCTACGGCTACGCCGCCGCGCCGCTGCGGGTACGCAGGCAATGGGAAGGCATGATGGGCGATTACTTCCGTCGCCGCGGGTCGCTGCGCGGCGTCTTCGTGGTGGTGGACGCGCGCCGCGGGGTGGGCGAGCTCGACCTGCGCATGCTCGATGTTTGCGCGGCGTCCGAAGCGCCCGTGCATCTGCTGATGAACAAGTGCGACCGCCTCAAACGCGGCGCCCTGGCCGAGACCCTGCGGGATGCCGAGCGGCTTCTCGCCGGGAACGGCACGGTGCAGGAATTCTCCGCGTTGCGGTCCGTGGGCGTGGAAGAAGCCCGCGGCGTGCTCGAGACCTGGCTGGACGCGTGA
This window contains:
- a CDS encoding thiol:disulfide interchange protein DsbA/DsbL; protein product: MKPKSHSLLLAALFLTAAPVSQAQEAPNWKFQEGVHYDRLVPVQGTSSPPDKIEVAEFFWYGCVFCYRMDAYIEEWKKDQPEEVNFINIPALWNTTMEMHARLYLALQAVDELDAAHRDVFRAIHTENRPLVRLADQERFAERYGVSAEDYRNAFRSFSVESSLRRIMELMRRYRILAVPAFVVNGKYVVRVTPDSDMPQLLEIVDELVARELAER
- a CDS encoding YihA family ribosome biogenesis GTP-binding protein gives rise to the protein MLQASFLKSAASWKQYPEDAGAEVAFAGRSNSGKSSSINAILNRRGLARSSKSPGRTQMLQFFAVGEQRRIVDLPGYGYAAAPLRVRRQWEGMMGDYFRRRGSLRGVFVVVDARRGVGELDLRMLDVCAASEAPVHLLMNKCDRLKRGALAETLRDAERLLAGNGTVQEFSALRSVGVEEARGVLETWLDA
- a CDS encoding thiol:disulfide interchange protein DsbA/DsbL — protein: MKPKYRNLLLATLFLTAASVVQAQDAPNWKYQEGVHYDRLVPVQGTSSPPDKIEVAEFFWYGCLYCYRMEAYIEEWQKDQPDEVNFIHIPAPGDPTMETHARLFLALQAVGELDAAHRDVFRAIHTESRGLLRLGDQERFARRYGVSAEDYRNAFRSFSVESGLRRIKDLMRRYRILAVPAFVVNGKYVVRVTPDSDMPQLLEIVDELVARELTER